From a region of the Corallococcus coralloides DSM 2259 genome:
- a CDS encoding bifunctional metallophosphatase/5'-nucleotidase yields MRTFRSSVLALAVLASACKGGPTPAPAITPPAPAEPLRLTLVGTNDFHGWVMPHRATLPDGQKVEQGGAALFASYVARLREDNPGGVLLVDGGDLFQGTLASNLGEGAIVVDVYNLLGYTAVAIGNHEFDYGPVGPGPVATRPDEDPLGALKARVAQAKFPFLSANVREMDGRPPAWLGNDGTTVVTVKGVKVGLLGLSTLQTPQTTNPANVASLKFESLADAAKQAAKSLREQGAEVVVAVAHAGGKCTDLANPRDTSGCERDDGEIYAVLEALPKGAVDAVVAGHTHQVMGHFFGDVPVIETTGLARSFGVVDLFVDPVTHRVLPERTRINAAIPVCGAVDATLKSCDPLKLKDAKDVRLVPATFLGQPVTQDARVEALVAPAEARVEEEQRRPVGVETQARMPQVYEGESALGNLIADAMREAARADAAVMNAGGIRADLPQGPLTFGKLYEILPFDNTLAVLELSADELRRFLSLAYGGRKGVFAVSGLEVTLGACPGPERFQGVTLPGGKPLKAKATYRVAVPDFLLRGGDGVGPLTSTLPRERINLLQAQDLREVLTAYGRAHGNALKPPALGRVHLVKAAGPCADAKP; encoded by the coding sequence ATGCGCACCTTTCGTTCCTCCGTCCTGGCGCTCGCGGTGCTCGCCTCCGCCTGCAAGGGCGGCCCGACGCCCGCTCCCGCCATCACCCCGCCTGCGCCGGCCGAGCCCTTGCGGCTCACGCTGGTGGGCACCAACGACTTCCACGGCTGGGTGATGCCCCACCGCGCCACGCTGCCGGACGGGCAGAAGGTGGAGCAGGGGGGCGCGGCGCTCTTCGCGTCCTACGTGGCGCGGCTGCGCGAGGACAACCCGGGCGGCGTGCTGCTGGTGGACGGCGGCGACCTGTTCCAGGGAACGCTGGCGTCCAACCTGGGCGAGGGCGCCATCGTCGTCGACGTGTACAACCTGCTGGGCTACACGGCGGTCGCCATCGGCAACCACGAGTTCGACTACGGACCGGTGGGCCCGGGGCCCGTGGCCACGCGTCCGGACGAGGACCCGCTGGGCGCGCTCAAGGCCCGCGTGGCGCAGGCGAAGTTCCCCTTCCTGTCCGCCAACGTGCGTGAGATGGACGGCCGCCCTCCGGCGTGGCTGGGCAACGACGGCACCACGGTCGTCACAGTGAAGGGCGTGAAGGTGGGCCTCCTGGGCCTGTCCACGCTGCAGACGCCGCAGACGACCAACCCCGCGAACGTCGCGAGCCTGAAGTTCGAGTCCCTGGCCGACGCCGCGAAGCAGGCCGCGAAGTCGCTGCGTGAGCAGGGCGCGGAGGTGGTGGTCGCCGTCGCGCACGCGGGCGGCAAGTGCACGGACCTGGCGAACCCTCGCGACACGTCCGGGTGCGAGCGCGACGACGGCGAAATCTACGCGGTGCTGGAGGCGCTGCCGAAGGGCGCGGTGGACGCGGTGGTGGCGGGCCATACGCACCAGGTCATGGGGCACTTCTTCGGCGACGTGCCGGTCATCGAGACGACAGGCCTGGCGCGCTCGTTCGGCGTGGTGGACCTCTTCGTGGATCCGGTGACCCACCGCGTGCTGCCCGAGCGCACGCGCATCAACGCCGCCATCCCGGTATGCGGCGCCGTGGACGCCACGCTGAAGTCCTGTGATCCGCTGAAGCTGAAGGACGCGAAGGACGTGCGGCTGGTGCCGGCCACGTTCCTGGGCCAGCCGGTGACGCAGGATGCTCGCGTGGAGGCGCTGGTGGCCCCCGCGGAGGCGCGCGTGGAGGAGGAGCAGCGCCGCCCGGTGGGCGTGGAAACCCAGGCCCGCATGCCCCAGGTGTACGAGGGCGAGAGCGCGCTGGGCAACCTCATCGCGGACGCGATGCGGGAGGCGGCCCGCGCCGACGCGGCGGTGATGAACGCGGGCGGCATCCGGGCGGACCTGCCGCAGGGGCCGCTCACCTTCGGCAAGCTCTATGAAATCCTGCCCTTCGACAACACGCTCGCGGTGCTGGAGCTGAGCGCGGACGAGCTGCGCCGCTTCCTGTCGCTGGCCTATGGCGGCCGCAAGGGCGTCTTCGCGGTGTCCGGGCTGGAGGTGACGCTGGGCGCGTGCCCGGGCCCGGAGCGCTTCCAGGGCGTGACGCTTCCGGGGGGCAAGCCGCTGAAGGCGAAGGCGACCTACCGGGTCGCGGTGCCGGACTTCCTCCTGCGCGGCGGTGACGGGGTGGGGCCCCTGACGTCCACGCTGCCACGGGAACGTATCAACCTGTTGCAGGCGCAGGATCTGCGCGAGGTGCTCACCGCGTACGGCCGCGCCCACGGCAACGCGCTGAAGCCTCCGGCGCTCGGGCGCGTGCACCTGGTCAAGGCGGCGGGGCCCTGCGCAGACGCGAAGCCCTGA
- a CDS encoding Hsp70 family protein gives MRIVGIDLGTTHCAVASVDPGKGSGAPVEDFPLPQLVRQGEVAPRALLPSTVYVPAGHELAPEVLRLPWGDDGGPYVVGELARWQGARVPGRLVASAKSWLCHPGVDRSAPILPWGAPADVRKLSPVDASALLLTHMARAWDFAHPAEPLAKQEVVITVPASFDEAARALTVSAARKAGLEKFTLLEEPQAAFYDYTARHRSDLEQTLSQVRLVLVVDVGGGTTDFTLVHAGVSPEGPMLRRLAVGDHLMLGGDNMDAALARRMEEKLTQNGRRLSATQWTQAIQAARTAKEELLGRAPPEKYGVSLIGEGSRLLGGTLSTELSRDEAHALVLDGFFPLSPPGDRPRRSARMALQELGLPYVQDPAVTRHLAAFLAQHAAAGFAALGETPSHEGALPRPDAILLNGGVFNSPQISARLVDALSAWWPQAPRIPLLRHESLELAVARGAAYYGLVRRGHGLRIGGGAARAYYVGLQRGPDSAEQPTLCLIPRGFEEGQKVDLGERPFTLTLGRPVQFALYSTTSDRIDKPGDLVPLAEDLKPLPPIHTLLKGASGKVSEVPVHLQAALTEIGTLELFCVSDVADERWRLEFELRGTGGSHELTVTESMPARFAEAKDNVERVYGNKPLPLGPKDVKQLSRTLEKVLGPRETWRVPVLRELWSTLYAGASKRRRTDDHERVFYSLTGFCLRPGFGYPLDGWRAEQTFSLFDALVQHHTDKAVWTEFWVMWRRIAGGLTEGQQQKLYGYLQPHLARRVPPDAPTQGGKLKGIQPEGLDEMIRTAASLEHLAPGDKAEVGRWIAARLKAESRSGGPWAWALGRLGARVPLYGSSHKVVDVETAEAWLELLLSLDLRKVDGAPFAAAQLARLTGDRTRDLDPALRERTAQALVAAKAADTWVRMVREVVALEAADEARALGDTLPAGLRLS, from the coding sequence ATGCGAATCGTCGGCATCGACCTGGGCACCACCCATTGCGCGGTGGCATCCGTGGATCCAGGCAAGGGCTCGGGGGCGCCCGTCGAGGACTTCCCCCTGCCCCAGCTCGTCCGCCAGGGCGAGGTGGCTCCCCGCGCCCTCCTGCCTTCCACCGTCTACGTCCCCGCCGGCCACGAGCTGGCCCCGGAGGTGCTGCGCCTGCCCTGGGGCGATGACGGCGGCCCGTATGTCGTGGGTGAGCTGGCCCGCTGGCAGGGCGCACGCGTGCCGGGCCGGCTGGTGGCCTCCGCCAAGAGCTGGCTGTGCCACCCGGGCGTGGACCGCTCCGCGCCCATCCTCCCGTGGGGCGCGCCCGCGGACGTGCGGAAGCTGTCCCCGGTGGACGCGTCCGCCCTGCTGCTCACGCACATGGCCCGGGCGTGGGACTTCGCGCATCCGGCCGAGCCCCTGGCGAAGCAGGAGGTGGTCATCACCGTCCCCGCTTCGTTCGACGAGGCGGCGCGCGCCCTCACGGTGAGCGCGGCGCGCAAGGCGGGGCTGGAGAAGTTCACGCTGCTGGAGGAGCCGCAGGCGGCCTTCTACGACTACACCGCGCGGCACCGCTCGGACCTGGAGCAGACGCTGTCCCAGGTGCGGCTGGTGCTGGTGGTGGACGTGGGCGGCGGCACCACGGACTTCACGCTGGTGCACGCGGGCGTGTCGCCGGAAGGCCCCATGCTGCGGCGGCTGGCGGTGGGCGACCACCTGATGCTGGGCGGCGACAACATGGACGCGGCGCTCGCCCGGCGCATGGAGGAGAAGCTCACCCAGAACGGCCGGCGCCTGTCCGCGACGCAGTGGACGCAGGCCATCCAGGCCGCGCGCACCGCCAAGGAGGAGCTGCTGGGGCGCGCGCCGCCGGAGAAGTACGGCGTGTCGCTCATCGGCGAGGGCAGCCGGCTGTTGGGCGGCACGCTGTCCACGGAGCTCAGCCGCGACGAGGCGCACGCGCTGGTGCTGGACGGCTTCTTCCCGCTGTCCCCGCCCGGGGACCGGCCCCGGCGTTCGGCGCGCATGGCGCTCCAGGAGCTGGGCCTGCCGTACGTGCAGGACCCGGCCGTCACCCGGCACCTGGCGGCCTTCCTCGCGCAGCACGCGGCGGCGGGCTTCGCGGCGCTGGGCGAGACGCCGTCGCACGAAGGCGCCCTGCCCCGCCCGGACGCCATCCTGCTCAACGGCGGCGTCTTCAACTCGCCGCAGATTTCGGCGCGGCTGGTGGACGCGCTGTCCGCGTGGTGGCCCCAGGCGCCGCGCATCCCGCTGCTCAGGCACGAGTCGCTGGAGCTCGCGGTGGCGCGCGGCGCGGCGTACTACGGGCTGGTGCGGCGCGGGCATGGCCTGCGCATCGGCGGTGGCGCGGCGCGCGCGTACTACGTGGGCCTGCAGCGCGGCCCGGACAGCGCGGAGCAGCCCACGCTGTGCCTCATTCCCCGCGGCTTCGAGGAGGGCCAGAAGGTGGACCTGGGCGAGCGCCCCTTCACGCTCACCCTGGGCCGGCCGGTGCAGTTCGCGCTCTACTCCACGACGAGCGACCGCATCGACAAGCCGGGGGACCTGGTACCGCTGGCGGAGGACCTGAAGCCGCTGCCGCCCATCCACACGCTGCTCAAGGGCGCGTCCGGCAAGGTCAGCGAAGTGCCGGTGCACCTGCAGGCGGCGCTCACGGAGATTGGCACGCTGGAGCTGTTCTGCGTGTCGGACGTCGCGGACGAGCGCTGGCGCCTGGAGTTCGAGCTGCGCGGCACCGGCGGCTCGCACGAGCTGACCGTCACCGAGTCCATGCCCGCGCGCTTCGCCGAGGCGAAGGACAACGTGGAGCGCGTCTACGGCAACAAGCCGCTGCCCCTGGGGCCCAAGGACGTGAAGCAGCTGTCGCGCACGCTGGAGAAGGTGCTGGGCCCGCGCGAGACGTGGCGCGTGCCCGTGCTGCGCGAGCTGTGGAGCACGCTGTACGCGGGCGCGAGCAAGCGCCGCCGCACGGATGACCACGAGCGCGTCTTCTACAGCCTCACCGGGTTCTGCCTGCGCCCCGGCTTCGGCTACCCGCTGGACGGCTGGCGCGCGGAGCAGACCTTCAGCCTCTTCGACGCGCTGGTGCAGCACCACACGGACAAGGCGGTGTGGACGGAGTTCTGGGTGATGTGGCGCCGCATCGCGGGCGGCCTCACGGAAGGACAGCAGCAGAAGCTGTACGGCTACCTCCAGCCGCACCTGGCCCGGCGCGTGCCGCCGGACGCGCCCACGCAGGGCGGCAAGCTGAAGGGCATCCAACCGGAAGGGTTGGACGAGATGATCCGCACCGCCGCCTCGCTGGAGCACCTGGCGCCGGGCGACAAGGCGGAGGTGGGCCGGTGGATCGCCGCGCGGCTGAAGGCCGAGTCCCGCTCCGGCGGTCCGTGGGCGTGGGCCCTGGGCCGGCTGGGCGCGCGCGTGCCGCTGTACGGCAGCAGCCACAAGGTCGTGGACGTGGAGACGGCGGAGGCGTGGCTGGAGCTGCTCTTGTCCCTGGACCTGCGCAAGGTGGATGGCGCGCCCTTCGCCGCCGCCCAGCTCGCGCGCCTCACCGGCGACCGCACGCGCGATCTGGATCCGGCGCTGCGCGAGCGCACGGCCCAGGCGCTGGTGGCCGCGAAGGCCGCCGACACCTGGGTGCGGATGGTGCGTGAAGTGGTGGCCCTGGAGGCCGCGGACGAAGCCCGGGCGCTCGGCGACACGCTGCCGGCGGGCCTGCGACTGTCCTGA
- a CDS encoding Hsp70 family protein translates to MARYAIGIDLGTTHSAVSYFNLEDGKPRGPSQSMLPVPQVTAPGTVEARPLLPSFLYLPSAQEFPEGSLGLPWSQEPGVIVGDFARSHGAKVPTRLVSSAKSWLSHPGVDRRSALLPWQAPPEVQRVSPLDASARYLRHLKEAWDHTFARAQEESGNALSKQEVIVTVPASFDAAARDLTLEAAKAAGLEHITLLEEPQAALYAWLEAMGENFRRQVQPGEVILVVDVGGGTSDFSVITVKDREGDLELLRVAVGDHILLGGDNMDLALAHTLNQRMAADGRKLDAWQFNGLTYGCRQAKETLYADPSVDRVPIAIPGRGSSLIGGTLRTELTREELDRVLTDGFFPVTQVADLPRTARRTGLAQMALPYAQDPAVTKHLAAFLTRQAQALAASADSPVDVTGKGFLHPTAVLFNGGVFKAGPLKGRVMEVLNQWLAAEGAPPAKELEGADLDLAVARGAAYYGWVRQGHGLRIRGGTARAYYVGVETAMPAVPGMEPPVKALCVAPFGMEEGTQADVPPQEFGLVTGEPTSFRFFASSVRRDDRVGDMLEDVESELASGGLEEVAPIETTLPGQPTPFGDLTPVNLQAAVTEVGTLELRCLEKNGSGRWKLELNVRMKE, encoded by the coding sequence ATGGCCCGATACGCAATCGGCATCGACCTGGGCACCACGCACTCCGCGGTGTCCTACTTCAACCTCGAGGACGGCAAGCCGCGCGGCCCCTCGCAGTCCATGCTGCCCGTGCCGCAGGTGACGGCGCCCGGCACCGTGGAAGCGCGCCCGCTGCTGCCCTCCTTCCTCTACCTGCCCAGCGCACAGGAGTTCCCGGAGGGGAGCCTGGGGCTGCCGTGGAGCCAGGAGCCGGGCGTCATCGTGGGTGACTTCGCCCGCTCGCACGGGGCGAAGGTGCCCACGCGGCTGGTGTCCTCCGCGAAGAGCTGGCTGTCGCATCCGGGCGTGGACCGGCGCTCGGCGCTGCTTCCCTGGCAGGCGCCGCCGGAGGTACAGCGCGTGTCGCCGCTGGATGCGTCCGCGCGCTACCTGCGCCACCTGAAGGAGGCGTGGGACCACACCTTCGCCCGCGCGCAGGAGGAGTCCGGCAACGCGCTGTCGAAGCAGGAGGTCATCGTCACCGTCCCGGCGTCCTTCGACGCGGCGGCGCGCGACCTGACGCTGGAGGCCGCGAAGGCGGCGGGCCTGGAGCACATCACCCTGCTCGAGGAGCCCCAGGCCGCGCTGTACGCGTGGCTGGAGGCGATGGGGGAGAACTTCCGCAGGCAGGTGCAGCCCGGGGAAGTGATTCTCGTGGTGGACGTGGGCGGCGGCACGTCCGACTTCTCCGTCATCACCGTGAAGGACCGCGAGGGCGACCTGGAGCTTTTGCGCGTGGCGGTGGGCGACCACATCCTGTTGGGCGGCGACAACATGGACCTCGCCCTGGCGCACACGCTCAACCAGCGGATGGCCGCGGACGGCCGCAAGCTGGACGCGTGGCAGTTCAACGGCCTGACCTATGGGTGCCGGCAGGCGAAGGAGACGCTGTACGCGGACCCTTCCGTGGACCGGGTGCCCATCGCCATTCCGGGCCGGGGCTCGTCGCTCATCGGCGGCACGCTGCGCACGGAGTTGACGCGCGAAGAGCTGGACCGCGTCCTCACGGATGGCTTCTTCCCGGTGACGCAGGTGGCGGACCTGCCGCGCACCGCCCGGCGCACGGGCCTGGCGCAGATGGCGCTGCCGTACGCGCAGGACCCGGCCGTGACGAAGCACCTGGCGGCCTTCCTCACCCGGCAGGCGCAGGCGCTGGCGGCCAGCGCGGACTCGCCGGTGGACGTGACGGGCAAGGGCTTCCTGCACCCCACCGCGGTGCTCTTCAACGGCGGCGTCTTCAAGGCCGGGCCGCTGAAGGGCCGCGTGATGGAGGTCCTCAACCAGTGGCTCGCCGCGGAAGGGGCGCCCCCGGCGAAGGAGCTGGAGGGCGCGGACCTGGACCTCGCGGTGGCCCGCGGCGCGGCCTACTACGGCTGGGTGCGTCAGGGGCACGGCCTGCGCATCCGCGGCGGCACGGCGCGCGCCTACTACGTGGGCGTGGAGACGGCGATGCCGGCGGTGCCGGGCATGGAGCCGCCGGTGAAGGCGCTGTGCGTGGCGCCCTTCGGCATGGAGGAAGGGACGCAGGCGGACGTGCCGCCCCAGGAGTTCGGACTCGTCACCGGCGAGCCCACCAGCTTCCGCTTCTTCGCGTCATCCGTGCGGCGCGATGACCGCGTGGGCGACATGCTGGAGGACGTGGAGTCGGAGCTGGCCTCCGGAGGGCTGGAGGAGGTGGCGCCGATTGAAACGACGCTGCCCGGACAGCCCACGCCCTTTGGCGACCTGACGCCGGTGAACCTCCAGGCGGCGGTGACGGAGGTGGGCACGCTGGAGCTGCGGTGCCTGGAGAAGAACGGCTCCGGACGCTGGAAGCTGGAGCTCAACGTGCGCATGAAGGAGTAG